From Rutidosis leptorrhynchoides isolate AG116_Rl617_1_P2 chromosome 3, CSIRO_AGI_Rlap_v1, whole genome shotgun sequence, a single genomic window includes:
- the LOC139895935 gene encoding uncharacterized protein — MEVDTSSQASNMMVMEVSSRRSRSTQPFEVPRNETKNSPGNNESSTPAFFNQGVIAWNEGRRRWIGDQSQKPQRLSKDPIISWSTTYDDLLSTSKKFTEPIPLSEMVDFLVDIWHNEGLYD; from the exons ATGGAGGTTGACACAAGTTCACAAGCTAGCAATATGATGGTAATGGAAGTTAGTAGCAGAAGAAGCAGGTCTACTCAACCCTTCGAAGTCCCTAGAAATGAAACAAAGAATAGCCCAGGAAATAACGAAAGCAGTACCCCTGCATTTTTTAATCAAG GTGTAATCGCTTGGAATGAGGGCAGAAGACGATGGATTGGGGATCAATCTCAAAAACCACAACGGTTGTCAAAAGATCCAATCATAAG CTGGTCAACAACTTACGATGACTTGCTCTCAACAAGCAAGAAATTCACTGAGCCGATCCCTCTATCT GAGATGGTAGACTTTCTTGTTGATATATGGCATAATGAAGGTTTGTATGATTAG